A region from the Chlamydiales bacterium genome encodes:
- the tnpA gene encoding IS200/IS605 family transposase: protein MSHSYRIHFFHLIWSTRERRCWITSGLQSSLYSYIGGIVKKQNGHLIEVGGMSDHIHLLVEVSNLDKFSHLIRDVKASSSLWIHKQSHDLKDFAWQEGYGSFSVSFSGLEEVKKYIQNQKQHHSTMSFEEEYLKFLACHRVKYDDRFVLG from the coding sequence TTTTTCCATCTTATCTGGTCCACGAGAGAGCGGCGCTGCTGGATTACCTCCGGACTTCAATCTTCTCTCTATTCATACATAGGAGGAATCGTTAAGAAACAAAACGGCCATTTGATAGAAGTTGGAGGAATGTCTGATCATATCCATTTATTAGTGGAGGTCAGTAATCTGGATAAATTTTCTCACCTCATTCGAGATGTAAAAGCAAGCTCATCACTTTGGATTCACAAGCAGTCTCATGATCTAAAAGATTTTGCATGGCAAGAAGGTTATGGATCCTTTTCTGTTAGTTTTTCAGGTTTGGAAGAAGTAAAAAAGTATATTCAGAATCAGAAACAACATCATTCGACGATGTCATTCGAGGAAGAATATCTTAAATTTCTAGCGTGCCATAGAGTAAAATACGACGATCGATTTGTCCTGGGATGA